The following are from one region of the Marinitoga litoralis genome:
- a CDS encoding ABC transporter ATP-binding protein, producing the protein MIKAKNLTRKFGDFTAVNNINLDIKNGEIYGFLGPNGAGKTTTIRMLTGTLKPTSGEIEILGMNMKTDEIKIKANIGVVPDEPKMYENLKGSEFIEFIMNIYEVDKKESKNRLDEICEAFEIDYLDSFIGDYSHGMKQKLMVASVLMRKPKVIFLDEPTVGLDAKSAKILKMLLEKYSKEGATIFLTTHILEIAEKMCDRIGIISKGNLIAEGTLEELKALSNTKEKQSLEDLFLELTGAGELDDIIKEL; encoded by the coding sequence ATGATTAAAGCCAAAAATTTAACAAGAAAATTTGGGGATTTCACCGCAGTAAATAATATTAATTTAGATATAAAAAACGGTGAAATATATGGTTTTTTAGGACCAAATGGAGCCGGTAAAACAACAACTATAAGAATGCTAACCGGAACATTAAAACCTACATCTGGAGAAATTGAAATATTAGGTATGAACATGAAAACTGATGAAATAAAAATAAAAGCAAATATTGGAGTAGTTCCAGATGAACCAAAAATGTATGAAAATTTAAAAGGTTCTGAATTTATCGAATTTATTATGAATATATATGAAGTTGATAAAAAGGAATCTAAAAATAGGTTAGATGAAATTTGTGAGGCTTTTGAAATTGATTATTTAGATTCATTTATTGGAGATTATTCACACGGGATGAAACAAAAATTAATGGTTGCCTCAGTTTTAATGAGAAAACCAAAAGTTATTTTTTTGGACGAACCTACTGTTGGGCTTGATGCAAAATCTGCTAAAATATTAAAAATGCTATTAGAAAAATATTCAAAAGAAGGAGCTACTATATTTTTGACTACTCATATACTTGAAATTGCTGAGAAAATGTGTGATAGAATAGGTATTATCTCTAAAGGTAATTTAATAGCTGAAGGTACATTAGAAGAATTAAAAGCTTTATCTAATACAAAAGAAAAACAATCACTTGAAGATCTATTCCTTGAATTAACAGGAGCTGGAGAATTAGATGACATTATAAAAGAACTTTAG
- a CDS encoding LytR/AlgR family response regulator transcription factor: MIIKSVIIEDENFSLNRLKKLLSNFEYINIVGEASDGKNAINIIEEKKPDLIFLDINLPEYDGFEVLKSLSYEPYVIFVTAYQDYAIKAFEENAIDYLLKPFDLKRLKISVERAIDRIKEKSNISTKFVVKDRDIILLIPEEKVYYFKAEDKYVFLCTNNIEYYYDDTLKDLEEKLNPQTFIRIHKSYIVSINHIKKFKKLFAREYIIELDNGIELKIGRSYLNSIKEKFHF; the protein is encoded by the coding sequence ATGATAATAAAAAGTGTTATAATAGAAGATGAGAATTTTTCTCTTAATAGATTAAAAAAATTATTATCAAATTTTGAGTATATTAACATTGTAGGAGAAGCTAGCGATGGAAAAAATGCTATAAATATTATAGAAGAAAAAAAACCTGATTTAATTTTCTTAGATATAAATTTACCAGAATATGATGGTTTTGAAGTATTAAAATCTCTTTCTTATGAACCTTATGTGATTTTTGTCACCGCTTATCAAGATTATGCAATAAAGGCTTTTGAAGAAAATGCTATAGATTATCTTCTAAAACCTTTTGATTTAAAAAGATTAAAAATTTCTGTTGAAAGAGCTATTGATAGAATAAAAGAAAAAAGTAATATTTCAACAAAATTTGTTGTAAAGGATAGAGATATTATTTTATTAATACCTGAAGAAAAAGTTTATTATTTTAAAGCAGAAGATAAGTATGTTTTTTTATGCACTAATAACATTGAATATTATTATGATGATACTTTAAAAGATTTAGAAGAAAAATTAAATCCTCAAACATTTATAAGAATTCATAAAAGTTATATAGTTTCCATAAATCATATAAAAAAATTTAAAAAATTATTTGCTAGGGAATATATAATAGAATTAGATAACGGTATAGAGTTAAAAATTGGCAGAAGTTATTTAAATAGTATAAAAGAAAAATTCCATTTTTAG
- a CDS encoding histidine kinase, which translates to MNKNIKYLFIFQFISISITILIFIVSPYFNIWYSLFISEVYTNSIGILYIIFNSILSHIKIEINFLNSILKLLFLILSFLFGTIITEFFISNILFFNFSSEYKYLFYISIIVIIFLISSLILIYINLRNKIIENEKLKSEKINSELIALRSKLNPHFLFNTLNILLEIGQNNYELLEKIVINLSNIYRKILYSSSKEYVFLEDELELIKDYLEIEKIRLGKRLEYNFSISEDIKKIKIPPLILEPIVENSIIHGISKKKDGGKISINCIKENGKIKIIIEDNGIGKDIKLGFGLSSIKNRLELMNLGEIKIENNKPFGIKTIITLRIEDNI; encoded by the coding sequence GTGAATAAAAATATCAAATACTTATTTATTTTTCAATTTATTTCTATATCAATTACAATACTAATATTTATTGTTTCTCCATACTTTAATATATGGTATAGCCTTTTTATTTCAGAAGTTTATACAAATTCAATAGGAATATTATATATTATATTTAATTCAATTTTATCTCATATAAAAATTGAAATTAATTTTTTAAATAGCATATTAAAATTATTATTTTTGATTTTAAGTTTTTTATTTGGGACAATTATTACAGAATTTTTTATTTCTAACATTTTATTCTTTAACTTTTCTTCAGAATATAAATATTTATTTTATATAAGTATAATTGTGATTATTTTTCTAATATCATCCCTTATATTAATATATATTAATCTAAGGAATAAAATAATTGAAAATGAGAAATTAAAAAGCGAAAAAATAAATTCTGAACTAATTGCTTTAAGATCAAAGCTTAATCCTCATTTTTTATTTAACACTTTAAATATATTATTGGAAATTGGACAAAACAATTATGAATTATTAGAAAAAATTGTGATAAATCTATCTAATATATATAGAAAGATACTATATTCTTCTTCTAAAGAATATGTTTTTTTAGAGGATGAATTAGAATTAATAAAAGACTACTTAGAAATAGAAAAAATACGATTAGGAAAACGATTAGAATATAATTTTTCTATTTCAGAAGATATAAAAAAAATAAAAATCCCACCTTTAATTTTAGAACCTATTGTTGAAAATTCCATTATTCATGGTATTTCAAAGAAAAAAGATGGCGGGAAGATTTCTATTAATTGTATTAAAGAAAATGGAAAAATTAAAATTATTATTGAAGATAATGGTATTGGTAAGGATATTAAATTAGGTTTTGGATTATCAAGTATAAAAAATAGATTAGAACTGATGAATTTAGGAGAAATCAAAATTGAAAATAATAAACCTTTTGGTATTAAAACTATAATAACTTTAAGAATAGAGGATAATATTTGA
- a CDS encoding CehA/McbA family metallohydrolase, with translation MKKFFSLLLFLSISLLIFSFPSDLVLLFGNPHSHTAFSDGEPGTTPSDAYKLARDLANLDFMAVTDHAYYFEADYKGRDKFEVMKEMAKQETTDKFSAIAGFEWTAGVGHINVFEASKWTSRNVKTTIEEFYDWLINEKAIAQFNHPISMFGTFKDFEYYPEVDNYINVIEVGNGSWSKNDTINDEMFSNYILALKKGWHVGATVGQDNHKANWGTGNDSRTAVWVKGKNKNGILDGFKNRKTYGTEDKNAKLWIETKDTIMGDIYYYDSIPEKIQLKVYYNDPDNEKIETLSIYTPNNVYAYHDLNSDYENTFEIPIDSTYFFVFVRIDQYDQNNIVSSPIWYEPKDGIRVFEIPKTNMYVNSENNLNFYIYNIYDTKSKANIKIYVDDELSFNNTLELNSYEKKIVNANIKTHNNKNANIKIYINDILWKNYSIDLDEKIKVGIININPGFLKGKYILSNDMSEDLSLLIIPSSILKEKYEEIIDLSKKMKIGIVIDEINDQLTNIIPNKYEITQEKINNAELNKLHYDECYRILYKGKERGFVINKNIIIFPGNPFESEKNESFTKRLLNLK, from the coding sequence GTGAAAAAATTCTTTTCGTTATTGCTATTTTTAAGTATTTCTTTATTAATATTTTCATTTCCAAGTGATTTAGTTTTATTATTTGGAAATCCACATTCTCATACTGCATTTTCTGATGGAGAACCTGGAACAACACCTTCAGATGCATATAAGCTCGCAAGAGATTTAGCTAATTTAGATTTTATGGCTGTAACAGATCACGCTTATTATTTTGAGGCAGATTACAAAGGAAGAGATAAGTTTGAGGTTATGAAAGAAATGGCTAAACAAGAAACAACAGATAAATTTTCTGCTATAGCTGGGTTTGAATGGACTGCAGGAGTAGGTCATATTAATGTTTTTGAAGCATCAAAATGGACTAGCAGAAATGTTAAAACTACTATTGAAGAATTTTATGATTGGCTAATAAATGAAAAAGCAATTGCTCAATTTAATCATCCTATCTCTATGTTTGGTACTTTTAAAGATTTTGAATATTATCCAGAAGTCGATAATTATATAAATGTGATAGAAGTTGGAAATGGTAGTTGGAGTAAAAATGATACAATTAATGATGAAATGTTTTCTAATTATATACTTGCATTAAAAAAGGGATGGCATGTTGGAGCTACTGTCGGACAAGATAATCATAAGGCAAATTGGGGAACAGGAAACGATTCTAGAACAGCTGTATGGGTTAAGGGAAAAAATAAAAATGGAATATTAGATGGATTTAAAAACAGAAAAACCTATGGAACAGAAGATAAAAACGCAAAGCTTTGGATAGAAACTAAAGATACTATAATGGGTGATATATATTATTATGATTCTATTCCAGAAAAAATTCAATTAAAAGTATATTATAATGATCCAGACAACGAGAAAATAGAAACATTAAGTATATATACTCCTAATAATGTTTATGCATATCATGATTTAAATAGTGATTATGAAAATACTTTTGAAATACCTATCGATTCTACATACTTTTTTGTATTTGTTAGAATTGATCAATATGATCAAAATAATATAGTTTCATCCCCTATATGGTATGAACCAAAAGATGGAATTAGAGTATTTGAAATACCAAAAACAAATATGTATGTTAATTCAGAAAACAATTTGAATTTTTATATATACAACATTTATGATACTAAATCAAAGGCTAATATTAAAATATATGTTGATGATGAATTATCATTTAATAATACATTAGAATTAAATAGTTATGAGAAAAAAATAGTAAATGCAAATATAAAAACTCATAATAATAAGAATGCAAACATTAAAATATATATAAATGATATATTATGGAAAAATTATAGTATAGACTTAGATGAAAAAATAAAAGTAGGTATAATAAATATTAATCCAGGGTTTTTAAAAGGAAAATATATTTTATCAAATGATATGTCCGAAGATTTAAGCCTTTTAATAATACCTTCCAGCATTCTAAAAGAAAAATATGAAGAAATTATTGACTTATCAAAAAAAATGAAAATAGGAATTGTAATAGATGAAATAAATGATCAATTGACAAATATTATTCCAAATAAATATGAAATCACCCAAGAAAAAATTAATAATGCAGAACTAAACAAATTACATTATGATGAATGTTATAGGATATTATACAAAGGAAAAGAAAGAGGATTTGTAATTAATAAAAATATTATAATATTCCCTGGAAATCCATTCGAATCTGAAAAAAATGAATCATTTACTAAAAGATTATTGAATTTAAAATGA
- a CDS encoding basic amino acid/polyamine antiporter, with protein MGNNKVLGIFALTMIVIGSMIGAGIFNSPADLGSVANPGPILIGWLITGFGVFALAMVFQFLSYKKPELEGGIYSYAKEQFGEFIGFNSAWGYWWSALLGNIAFFAVIMKILSGYFPVLEQNKIIALVFSSIILWVYHFLIVSGIRTAGLTNAILTILKLIPLFLVAILSLFAFNPDLIKDIFFSTTLAATGETSSIFNQINNSFGTMLWAFIGIEGAVVLSNKAKSQKDVGKATVIGFLITLVIYISVSVFTMGVVPPSELVESTSPLGTVLSKIIGKPGQYILDFGFLFSVFGALLSWLLLTAEIPYIAASKDNVFPKRFAEQNEHATPVFSLTITNIITQIFLLSLLSDTLQNVYNTIFYIATTTILLPYFFSAVFGVKVANEENSGLYKFFGWVAVIYTAWVIYAVGWIYIITALVIYSFGIFAYPIAKKEKGETLTNNQKTIYGIMWVISIVVIILVATGKLSV; from the coding sequence ATGGGCAACAACAAAGTATTAGGTATTTTTGCTTTAACTATGATTGTTATCGGTTCAATGATCGGCGCTGGAATTTTTAATTCCCCAGCGGATTTAGGTAGTGTTGCGAATCCTGGACCAATATTAATTGGTTGGCTAATTACAGGTTTTGGTGTTTTCGCATTAGCTATGGTATTCCAATTTTTATCATATAAAAAACCTGAATTAGAAGGCGGAATCTATTCATACGCAAAAGAACAATTTGGGGAATTTATAGGTTTTAATTCAGCTTGGGGATATTGGTGGTCTGCTTTACTTGGAAATATTGCTTTTTTTGCAGTAATAATGAAAATATTAAGCGGATATTTCCCTGTATTAGAACAAAATAAAATTATAGCATTAGTATTTTCAAGTATTATATTATGGGTTTATCATTTCTTAATAGTAAGCGGTATTAGAACAGCTGGTTTAACAAATGCTATTTTAACTATATTAAAATTAATACCTTTATTTTTAGTTGCAATATTATCGCTTTTTGCGTTTAATCCAGACTTAATTAAAGATATATTCTTTTCAACAACTTTAGCTGCAACAGGTGAAACATCATCTATTTTTAATCAAATTAACAATAGTTTCGGTACAATGTTATGGGCATTTATTGGTATAGAAGGTGCCGTAGTTTTATCAAATAAAGCAAAGTCTCAAAAAGACGTTGGTAAAGCAACAGTTATTGGATTTTTAATCACATTAGTGATATATATATCTGTTTCAGTATTTACTATGGGAGTTGTTCCTCCAAGTGAATTAGTAGAATCAACATCACCTCTTGGAACAGTATTAAGTAAAATAATTGGAAAACCAGGACAATATATTTTAGACTTTGGTTTCTTATTCTCTGTATTTGGAGCATTATTAAGCTGGTTATTATTAACAGCAGAAATACCTTATATTGCTGCATCAAAAGATAATGTTTTCCCAAAAAGATTTGCTGAACAAAATGAACATGCAACTCCAGTATTTTCATTAACAATAACAAATATAATAACTCAAATTTTCTTATTATCTCTTTTATCAGATACATTACAAAATGTATATAACACCATATTCTATATAGCAACAACAACTATTTTATTACCTTATTTCTTCTCAGCAGTGTTTGGAGTAAAGGTTGCAAATGAAGAAAATAGTGGATTGTATAAGTTCTTTGGTTGGGTAGCAGTAATATATACCGCATGGGTAATATATGCTGTAGGATGGATATATATTATTACTGCTTTAGTAATTTATTCATTTGGTATATTCGCATATCCAATTGCAAAGAAAGAAAAAGGTGAAACTTTAACAAATAATCAAAAAACAATATATGGTATTATGTGGGTTATTTCCATAGTAGTTATTATTTTAGTAGCAACTGGAAAATTATCAGTATAA
- the arcA gene encoding arginine deiminase → MCINVYSEVKDLKRVLLHRPGLELENMEPDLLEELLFEDIPYLKKAQQEHDYFAEVLRTNGVHVEYVTDLLATALSEKNIREQFVEEYLNLSEVKNEYILDALKEYLLSFDTKGMINKIVGGVRINEFNLKKENFSTKVRLNKQFYLLPLPNLYFQRDPVAFVGKGIVINKMMTKARRRESLFMKYVVKYNRDYTDTPIYYDMTEHFAIEGGDVLVLTDKVLAIGISQRTEPEAVEKLAKKLFYDSDESFDTILAINIPKKRAYMHLDTIFTMVDEDKFLAHSKLESSLLVYVIKKGNDGLEVIEEKASLEEILRKYLNNEKIKILKCGGEDEIAAKREQWNDGSNVLAIKPGVVIAYDRNYVTNQLLRENGINVIEIPSSELSRGRGGPRCMSMPMNRG, encoded by the coding sequence ATGTGTATTAATGTTTATTCTGAAGTTAAAGATTTAAAAAGAGTATTACTACATAGACCAGGTTTGGAATTAGAAAATATGGAACCAGATTTATTAGAAGAATTATTATTTGAAGATATTCCTTACTTAAAAAAAGCACAACAGGAACATGATTATTTCGCTGAGGTTTTAAGAACAAACGGGGTTCATGTAGAGTATGTAACTGATTTACTTGCTACAGCTTTAAGTGAAAAAAATATTAGAGAACAATTTGTTGAAGAATATCTAAATTTGAGTGAAGTAAAAAACGAATATATATTGGATGCATTAAAAGAATATTTATTAAGCTTCGATACAAAAGGTATGATTAATAAAATAGTTGGTGGAGTTAGAATAAATGAATTTAATTTAAAAAAAGAAAATTTCTCTACAAAAGTAAGACTTAATAAACAATTCTATTTACTACCACTTCCTAACTTATATTTCCAAAGAGACCCTGTAGCTTTTGTAGGTAAAGGTATAGTAATAAATAAAATGATGACAAAAGCTAGAAGACGTGAATCTTTATTTATGAAATATGTTGTTAAATACAATCGAGATTATACAGATACTCCTATATATTATGATATGACAGAACATTTTGCTATAGAAGGAGGAGATGTTTTAGTTCTAACTGATAAAGTTTTAGCTATAGGTATTTCCCAAAGAACAGAACCTGAAGCTGTTGAAAAATTAGCTAAAAAATTATTCTATGACTCAGACGAAAGTTTTGATACCATATTAGCAATTAATATTCCAAAGAAGAGAGCATATATGCATCTTGATACAATATTTACAATGGTAGATGAAGATAAATTTTTAGCTCATTCTAAATTAGAATCAAGCTTATTAGTATACGTTATTAAAAAAGGAAATGACGGTTTAGAAGTAATTGAAGAAAAAGCATCTTTAGAAGAAATATTAAGAAAATATTTGAATAATGAAAAAATTAAAATTTTAAAATGTGGTGGAGAAGATGAAATAGCAGCAAAAAGAGAACAATGGAACGATGGTTCAAATGTATTAGCAATTAAACCTGGAGTTGTTATTGCATACGATAGAAATTATGTCACAAATCAGCTTTTAAGAGAAAATGGTATTAATGTAATTGAAATACCATCAAGTGAACTTTCAAGAGGTCGTGGTGGACCAAGATGTATGTCCATGCCAATGAATAGAGGATAA
- the rpmG gene encoding 50S ribosomal protein L33: MAAKSPVLTVSLKCTECNRRNYYKERKRTAKNKLEFKKYCPHCNKHTLHVESKI, translated from the coding sequence ATGGCAGCTAAAAGTCCTGTTTTAACAGTATCTTTAAAATGTACAGAATGTAATAGAAGAAACTATTACAAGGAAAGAAAAAGAACAGCTAAAAATAAGTTAGAATTCAAAAAATATTGTCCACACTGTAATAAACATACATTACATGTTGAATCAAAAATATAA
- the secE gene encoding preprotein translocase subunit SecE, whose amino-acid sequence MSKFWVFLSSVMQEGKKVKWPNRKEAINSTLIVLAILIFVSLYLFVVDYGLLNLFAKVVYPLIGIKSGLGTGVTQ is encoded by the coding sequence ATGTCAAAGTTTTGGGTATTTTTAAGCTCGGTTATGCAAGAAGGTAAAAAGGTGAAATGGCCTAACAGAAAAGAAGCTATTAATTCGACTTTAATTGTTTTGGCGATATTAATATTTGTTTCTTTATATTTATTTGTTGTTGACTATGGTTTATTGAATTTATTTGCAAAAGTTGTATATCCTTTAATAGGTATTAAAAGTGGTTTAGGAACCGGAGTTACTCAATGA
- a CDS encoding transcription termination/antitermination NusG family protein — MQKKWYILQTFSGMEYKVKELIEEKAKLYEKEKMFGKILIPEESEIDLTNKKVERVVVSEEAHVYVKNGDNVKKGDLLAEEPAVLVKNSGTIVEVKNYRKIIVETKDKKFTKTFLIPESAKIIGGLKVNSTIHVGIPLAKEHGYEADLDGIIISIEKLKRVVIQHNEGKDVYLVFRDNFDTNAFRKGTYVEKDQILANKKQYKSKSSGKIEIRDFAARKEIIILKTKISRLFPGYMFIEMILNKETQEMVKNIPYVINFINIGGTPVRLKSKEVKALLRLTGEESYEVKESKIRADYELGEHIRIVNGPFEYFTGKITHIDLHKQTVKVTINMFGRETEVELGLTEIEKID; from the coding sequence ATGCAAAAAAAATGGTATATTTTGCAAACTTTTTCTGGTATGGAGTATAAGGTAAAAGAATTGATTGAAGAAAAAGCGAAATTATATGAAAAAGAGAAAATGTTTGGAAAAATATTAATACCAGAAGAAAGTGAAATAGATTTAACTAATAAAAAAGTGGAAAGAGTTGTCGTTTCTGAAGAAGCACATGTATATGTAAAAAATGGAGATAATGTGAAAAAAGGTGATTTATTAGCTGAAGAACCTGCTGTTTTAGTAAAAAATTCAGGAACTATAGTTGAAGTTAAAAATTATAGAAAGATTATAGTTGAAACAAAAGATAAAAAATTTACTAAAACTTTTTTGATCCCCGAAAGTGCAAAAATAATTGGCGGACTAAAAGTTAATTCTACAATACATGTAGGTATTCCTTTAGCAAAAGAGCATGGTTATGAAGCTGATTTAGATGGTATCATAATTTCTATTGAAAAATTAAAAAGAGTAGTTATACAACATAATGAAGGAAAAGATGTATATCTTGTTTTTAGGGATAATTTTGATACAAATGCTTTTAGAAAAGGTACTTACGTAGAAAAAGATCAAATATTGGCTAACAAAAAACAATATAAATCAAAATCTTCAGGTAAAATTGAGATTAGGGATTTTGCAGCAAGAAAAGAAATTATAATATTAAAAACTAAAATTTCAAGATTATTTCCAGGATACATGTTTATAGAAATGATATTAAATAAAGAAACCCAAGAAATGGTAAAAAACATCCCATACGTAATTAATTTTATAAATATTGGGGGTACTCCTGTTAGACTAAAGAGCAAAGAAGTAAAAGCATTATTGAGATTAACAGGTGAAGAAAGTTATGAAGTAAAAGAAAGTAAAATTAGAGCTGATTATGAACTTGGTGAACATATAAGAATTGTTAATGGCCCTTTTGAATACTTTACAGGTAAAATAACACATATTGATTTGCATAAACAAACAGTAAAAGTAACAATAAATATGTTTGGAAGGGAAACTGAAGTTGAATTAGGTTTAACTGAAATAGAAAAAATAGATTAA
- the rplK gene encoding 50S ribosomal protein L11, which yields MAKKIARIVKLQLPAGKATPAPPVGPALGQHGVNLMEFCKKFNAATADKAGMIIPVEITVFEDRSFTFELKTPPASFLILQAAGLKKGATNPGREIVGKITLSQVKEIAEIKMPDLNARTIEAAMEIIKGTARNMGIEVVEG from the coding sequence ATGGCAAAGAAAATCGCAAGAATTGTTAAATTGCAATTGCCAGCAGGGAAAGCAACACCTGCTCCACCAGTTGGTCCTGCATTAGGACAACATGGTGTTAATTTGATGGAATTTTGTAAAAAGTTTAACGCAGCAACAGCAGATAAAGCTGGTATGATTATCCCTGTAGAAATTACAGTTTTTGAAGACAGATCATTTACATTTGAATTAAAAACCCCCCCAGCTTCTTTCTTAATTTTACAAGCAGCTGGACTTAAAAAAGGTGCTACAAATCCTGGTAGAGAAATCGTTGGGAAGATTACTTTATCTCAAGTAAAAGAAATTGCAGAAATCAAAATGCCCGACCTTAATGCTAGAACAATAGAAGCAGCTATGGAAATCATAAAAGGTACTGCAAGAAACATGGGCATAGAAGTAGTAGAAGGTTAA
- the rplA gene encoding 50S ribosomal protein L1: MSKRGKRYLEARKLIDREKFYTLDEALELLPKVATAKFDESIELHMILGIDPRKNDQQVRGNISLPHGTGKTVRVLVFAKGEKVKEALDAGADYAGSDELIQKIQGGWTDFDVAIATPDMMREIGRLGKVLGPRGLMPSPKSGTVTDDVANAVKDFKAGKIEVRNDKSGNLHFAVGKKSFDASKLKENIIEALQQIEKLRPSGAKGKFIRKVAIAPTMGPGMKLNVSEFLTEK, translated from the coding sequence ATGTCTAAACGTGGAAAAAGATATTTAGAAGCAAGAAAATTAATTGATAGAGAAAAATTTTATACTTTAGATGAAGCTTTAGAATTATTACCAAAAGTAGCTACAGCAAAATTTGATGAAAGTATAGAATTACATATGATTTTAGGTATAGATCCTAGAAAAAATGATCAACAAGTAAGAGGAAATATTTCTTTACCTCATGGAACTGGTAAAACTGTAAGAGTATTAGTTTTCGCTAAAGGTGAAAAAGTAAAAGAAGCTTTAGATGCAGGAGCAGATTATGCAGGTTCTGATGAATTGATTCAAAAAATTCAAGGTGGATGGACAGACTTTGATGTAGCAATTGCTACACCTGATATGATGAGAGAAATTGGAAGATTAGGTAAAGTTTTAGGTCCAAGAGGATTAATGCCTTCTCCAAAATCAGGTACAGTTACAGATGATGTAGCTAATGCAGTAAAAGATTTTAAAGCTGGTAAAATTGAAGTAAGAAATGATAAATCAGGCAACTTACATTTTGCGGTTGGTAAGAAATCATTTGATGCTTCGAAATTAAAAGAAAATATAATAGAAGCATTACAACAAATTGAGAAATTAAGACCATCAGGTGCAAAAGGTAAATTTATTAGAAAAGTTGCTATAGCTCCAACAATGGGTCCTGGTATGAAATTAAACGTTTCAGAATTTTTAACTGAAAAGTAA
- the rplJ gene encoding 50S ribosomal protein L10, producing MLTRAQKAELLKELEGVFKDSSIIMFLDFKGMSVAQSNALRSELFKNFGDKVYFKVTRNALIKTAIKNAGLNLEDYEKYLEGNTALFYTKEADPIEALKVLVEFKKKNKLEFPVIKAGILEGKIFSTEEAEELSKLPSKEQLLAMLLGGLNAPISGFVGVMGGVLRKFLYALNAIKEEKEKQ from the coding sequence GTGTTAACAAGAGCTCAAAAAGCTGAGTTGTTAAAAGAGTTAGAAGGTGTATTTAAAGATTCTTCAATAATCATGTTTTTAGATTTTAAAGGCATGTCAGTTGCTCAATCAAACGCTTTAAGAAGCGAATTGTTCAAGAATTTTGGAGATAAAGTATATTTTAAAGTAACAAGAAATGCCTTAATCAAAACAGCTATTAAAAATGCTGGTTTGAATTTAGAAGATTATGAAAAATATCTTGAAGGAAATACAGCTTTATTTTACACAAAAGAAGCGGATCCAATTGAAGCATTAAAAGTTTTAGTTGAATTTAAAAAGAAAAATAAGTTAGAATTCCCAGTTATTAAAGCAGGTATATTAGAAGGTAAAATCTTTAGCACTGAAGAAGCTGAAGAACTTTCAAAATTACCTTCAAAAGAACAATTACTTGCTATGTTACTCGGTGGCTTAAATGCACCAATTTCAGGTTTCGTAGGAGTAATGGGTGGAGTATTGAGAAAGTTCTTATATGCATTAAATGCTATAAAAGAAGAAAAAGAAAAACAATAA
- the rplL gene encoding 50S ribosomal protein L7/L12, with amino-acid sequence MTREELIQAIKEMTVAELAELVKELEEEFGVSAAAPVAVAAAPVAGAAAPAEEEKDSFDVVLKDFGAKKINVIKVVREITGLGLKEAKDLVEKAGSPDAVIKEGASKAEAEELKKKLEEAGAAVELK; translated from the coding sequence ATGACAAGAGAAGAATTAATTCAAGCAATTAAAGAAATGACAGTAGCAGAATTAGCAGAATTAGTAAAGGAATTAGAAGAAGAATTTGGTGTTTCAGCAGCAGCTCCAGTAGCGGTTGCAGCAGCTCCAGTAGCAGGTGCAGCAGCTCCAGCTGAAGAAGAAAAAGATTCATTTGATGTTGTATTAAAAGATTTTGGTGCTAAGAAAATTAATGTAATTAAAGTTGTTAGAGAAATTACAGGATTAGGATTAAAAGAAGCAAAAGACTTAGTAGAAAAAGCTGGTTCTCCAGATGCAGTTATAAAAGAAGGCGCTTCAAAAGCAGAAGCAGAAGAATTAAAGAAAAAATTAGAAGAAGCTGGCGCAGCAGTAGAATTGAAGTAA